The Camelus bactrianus isolate YW-2024 breed Bactrian camel chromosome 12, ASM4877302v1, whole genome shotgun sequence genome includes a window with the following:
- the KCTD17 gene encoding BTB/POZ domain-containing protein KCTD17 isoform X10: protein MQTPGRAMRMEAGEAAPPAGAGGWGKWVRLNVGGTVFLTTRQTLCREQKSFLSRLCQGEELQSDRDETGAYLIDRDPTYFGPILNFLRHGKLVLDKDMAEEGVLEEAEFYNIGPLIRIIKDRMEEKDYTVTQVPSTSPLCLQVPPKHVYRVLQCQEEELTQMVSTMSDGWRFEQLVNIGSSYNYGSEDQAEFLCVVSKELYSSPHGPSSESSRKTKDGWPDRRLRVMAWWGEALSWESGHLDSSLSLLLPLGVALERPPSDSVLPSCPLNTAREPSWMLLTGAACGGEGVVSA from the exons ATGCAGACGCCAGGGAGAGCGATGAGGATGGAGGCTGGCGAAGCAGCGCCGccggcgggggcgggcggctggggcaaGTGGGTGCGGCTCAACGTGGGGGGCACGGTGTTCCTGACCACCCGGCAGACGCTGTGCCGCGAGCAGAAGTCCTTCCTCAGCCGCCTGTGCCAGGGGGAAGAGCTGCAGTCCGACCGG GATGAGACTGGGGCCTACCTCATTGACCGCGACCCCACCTACTTTGGGCCCATCCTGAACTTCCTCCGGCATGGCAAACTGGTGCTGGACAAGGACATGGCTGAGGAAG GGGTCCTGGAGGAAGCGGAGTTCTACAACATCGGCCCGCTGATCCGCATCATCAAAGACCGGATGGAGGAGAAGGATTATACCGTCACACAG GTGCCCTCCACATCGCCTCTCTGCCTGCAGGTCCCGCCCAAGCACGTGTACCGCGTGCTGCAGTGCCAGGAGGAGGAGCTCACGCAGATGGTCTCCACCATGTCCGATGGATGGCGCTTCGAGCAG CTGGTGAACATCGGCTCCTCCTACAACTACGGCAGCGAGGACCAGGCGGAGTTCCTGTGCGTGGTGTCCAAGGAGCTCTACAGCTCCCCGCACGGGCCGAGCTCCGAGTCCAGCCGCAAGACCAAG GATGGCTGGCCGGACAGAAGGCTGAGGGTGATGGCCTGGTGGGGAGAAGCCCTGAGCTGGGAGTCAGGACACCTGGACAGTAGCTTGTCCCTGCTACTGCCCCTGGGGGTGGCCCTGGAGAGGCCACCTTCCGACTCTGTGCTTCCATCCTGCCCTCTCAACACAGCAAGAGAGCCTTCCTGGATGCTGCTAACAGGAGCTgcatgtggtggggagggggtggtctcGGCTTAA
- the KCTD17 gene encoding BTB/POZ domain-containing protein KCTD17 isoform X7: MQTPGRAMRMEAGEAAPPAGAGGWGKWVRLNVGGTVFLTTRQTLCREQKSFLSRLCQGEELQSDRDETGAYLIDRDPTYFGPILNFLRHGKLVLDKDMAEEGVLEEAEFYNIGPLIRIIKDRMEEKDYTVTQVVPWKVQRTLLELAFLSLDPGPKWPVCRRSWKDSLPTVGKPWSRPSTCTACCSARRRSSRRWSPPCPMDGASSSHVWDRDGQPARYRPLPTFRRRPARPGTRLGRGAAAVIKAFLEGPGPAEPAGEHRLLLQLRQRGPGGVPVRGVQGALQLPARAELRVQPQDQEHGGAAGGGAAAGGGGGGGGGTGAGGGRYTGESCYKPEAPGCEAPDHLQGLGVPI; this comes from the exons ATGCAGACGCCAGGGAGAGCGATGAGGATGGAGGCTGGCGAAGCAGCGCCGccggcgggggcgggcggctggggcaaGTGGGTGCGGCTCAACGTGGGGGGCACGGTGTTCCTGACCACCCGGCAGACGCTGTGCCGCGAGCAGAAGTCCTTCCTCAGCCGCCTGTGCCAGGGGGAAGAGCTGCAGTCCGACCGG GATGAGACTGGGGCCTACCTCATTGACCGCGACCCCACCTACTTTGGGCCCATCCTGAACTTCCTCCGGCATGGCAAACTGGTGCTGGACAAGGACATGGCTGAGGAAG GGGTCCTGGAGGAAGCGGAGTTCTACAACATCGGCCCGCTGATCCGCATCATCAAAGACCGGATGGAGGAGAAGGATTATACCGTCACACAG GTGGTCCCCTGGAAGGTACAGCGCACGCTGCTGGAGCTGGCATTTCTGAGCTTAGACCCTGGACCTAAGTGGCCAGTCTGCAGGAGGAGCTGGAAAGATTCTCTGCCCACCGTGGGGAAGCCATG GTCCCGCCCAAGCACGTGTACCGCGTGCTGCAGTGCCAGGAGGAGGAGCTCACGCAGATGGTCTCCACCATGTCCGATGGATGGCGCTTCGAGCAG CCACGTCTGGGACAGAGATGGACAACCTGCCCGTTACAGGCCTCTGCCTACTTTCAGAAGGCGGCCTGCTAGACCTGGGaccaggctgggcaggggagCAGCAGCAGTGATAAAAGCCTTCCTCGAAGGACCAGGCCCAGCCGAGCCAG CTGGTGAACATCGGCTCCTCCTACAACTACGGCAGCGAGGACCAGGCGGAGTTCCTGTGCGTGGTGTCCAAGGAGCTCTACAGCTCCCCGCACGGGCCGAGCTCCGAGTCCAGCCGCAAGACCAAG AGCACGgaggagcagctggaggaggagcagcagcaggaggaggaggtggaggtggaggtggcacAGGTGCAGGTGGAGGCAGATACACAGGAGAAAG CTGTTACAAGCCAGAGGCACCCGGATGTGAGGCCCCAGATCACCTCCAGGGACTTGGGGTTCCGATCTGA